The following proteins are encoded in a genomic region of Benincasa hispida cultivar B227 unplaced genomic scaffold, ASM972705v1 Contig245, whole genome shotgun sequence:
- the LOC120069142 gene encoding LOW QUALITY PROTEIN: potassium transporter 5-like (The sequence of the model RefSeq protein was modified relative to this genomic sequence to represent the inferred CDS: inserted 2 bases in 1 codon; deleted 1 base in 1 codon): MAGEVETNDVNNSPKMLSWPKLHRFDSLDIESNSLNGRRAACGXVTLQLAFQSIGIVYGDIGTSRCTFFRAHFPAGIKHNDDVLGVLSLIYYTLTLIPLFKYVFIALQANDNGDRGTFALYSLLCRYAKIGLIPSQQAEDGEVSNYRLDIPNNRVRRASWLKSQLENHRSAKLFLLFATMLGTSMVIGDGVLTPCISVLSAVGGIKRARSSITQDTIVGTSAGILVCIFMAQRFGTDKVGYTFAPIICIWFSFIAAIGFYNFVKFDPSVIRALNPKYIIEYFTRNKAQAWISLGGIVLSITGTEALFADVGHFSVRSIQISMCVVTYPALLLAYTGQASYLHTHINEVGDTFFKSIPEPLYWPMFVVAVLSAIIASQAMISGTFSVIQQSLSLGCFPRVKIVHTSSKYEGQVYIPEVNFLLMLACLAVTLAFKNTEQIGNAYGIAVVFVMTLTSSFLVLIMIMIWKTHMILIIIYILVIGSVELLYLSSVLYKFDQGGYLPLAFAFALMAIMYTWNTVYRRKYYYELHNKISSHQLKDIVSNANHCRVQGLAIFYSELVQGIPPIFNLYMANIPVLHRVLVFVSIKSLPISKVPSDERFLFRRVEPRELNIFRCVVRYGYTDDRNEPDQLFERILVERMKEFLRDDVRVTTKMQEEGDHENGVIEEEKQKIREMELEKNIEEVDKAWENGVVHLVGESEIVAKEGSNIWKRVLIDYVYNFLKNNLRQSDRVFDIPHKRLLKVGMTYEL, from the exons atggccGGAGAAGTAGAAACAAACGATGTGAACAACAGTCCGAAAATGCTGTCATGGCCGAAACTACACCGTTTTGACTCATTAGACATTGAATCGAACAGCCTCAACGGCCGCCGTGCCGCGTGTGG GGTGACTCTGCAATTGGCGTTTCAGAGCATCGGAATAGTGTACGGAGACATCGGAACGTCGCGTTGTACGTTTTTCAGAGCACACTTTCCGGCCGGGATAAAACATAACGACGACGTTTTGGGAGTTTTATCGTTGATTTATTATACGCTCACTTTGATTCCTCTGTTTAAGTACGTCTTCATCGCTTTGCAAGCTAATGAC AATGGCGAcc GAGGGACATTTGCATTGTATTCTCTACTTTGTCGATATGCAAAAATAGGGTTAATACCTAGCCAACAAGCTGAGGATGGGGAGGTTTCTAATTACCGTttggacattcccaacaaccgTGTGCGGCGGGCATCGTGGCTGAAGTCACAGCTCGAGAACCACCGCTCCGCCAAGCTTTTTTTGCTCTTTGCCACCATGCTTGGCACCTCCATGGTCATCGGCGACGGGGTTCTAACTCCTTGCATTTCTG TTTTGTCAGCTGTTGGAGGCATTAAGAGAGCTAGATCTTCAATAACACAAG ATACAATAGTGGGGACATCAGCTGGTATATTGGTGTGCATTTTTATGGCTCAAAGATTTGGAACAGACAAAGTTGGGTACACATTTGCACCAATTATATGCATTTGGTTCAGTTTCATAGCTGCCATTGGCTTCTACAATTTTGTCAAGTTTGATCCTTCAGTCATTAGAGCTTTAAACCCTAAATATATCATTGAGTATTTTACAAGGAACAAAGCCCAAGCTTGGATTTCCCTTGGTGGCATTGTTCTCTCCATAACAG GGACAGAAGCATTATTTGCTGATGTTGGGCATTTTAGTGTGAGATCAATTCAAATAAGCATGTGTGTTGTTACCTATCCAGCTTTATTGCTTGCTTACACAGGACAAGCCTCTTACCTTCATACTCACATTAATGAAGTTGGAGACACCTTCTTCAAATCCATTCCAG AACCTTTATACTGGCCAATGTTTGTGGTGGCTGTATTATCAGCCATTATTGCAAGCCAAGCTATGATTTCAGGAACATTTTCTGTCATTCAACAATCCCTTTCACTTGGGTGTTTCCCAAGAGTTAAAATTGTTCATACTTCTTCCAAGTATGAAGGCCAAGTTTATATCCCTGAAGTTAACTTTCTTCTCATGCTTGCTTGTTTGGCTGTCACTCTTGCCTTCAAGAACACTGAACAGATTGGAAATGCTTATG GCATAGCTGTTGTGTTTGTGATGACTCTCACATCCTCATTCTTAGTATTAATCATGATCATGATATGGAAAACCCACATgattttgataatcatttacATTCTTGTCATTGGTTCAGTGGAGCTTCTTTATTTGAGTTCAGTCCTTTACAAATTTGATCAAGGAGGTTACCTTCCACTTGCTTTTGCCTTTGCACTTATGGCCATAATGTACACTTGGAACACTGTCTATAGAAGAAAATACTATTATGAGCTTCATAACAAGATCTCTTCTCATCAACTAAAGGACATTGTATcaaatgcaaatcattgtagaGTTCAAGGCCTTGCCATTTTCTACTCTGAGCTTGTACAAGGCATCCCTCCCATTTTCAACCTTTACATGGCCAACATTCCCGTCCTTCATCGCGTCCTCGTCTTTGTCTCGATCAAGTCGTTGCCTATAAGCAAGGTCCCATCAGACGAGCGGTTTCTCTTTCGTAGAGTTGAGCCAAGAGAGCTTAATATCTTTCGCTGCGTTGTGAGATATGGTTACACAGACGATCGCAACGAGCCAGATCAGTTGTTCGAGAGGATTTTGGTAGAGAGAATGAAAGAGTTTTTAAGGGATGATGTTAGGGTTACAACCAAAATGCAGGAGGAGGGAGATCATGAGAATGGTGTAATTGAGGAAGAGAAACAAAAGATTAGagaaatggaattggagaaaaaCATTGAGGAAGTTGATAAAGCTTGGGAAAATGGTGTGGTTCATTTGGTTGGAGAAAGTGAAATTGTTGCTAAGGAAGGATCCAATATTTGGAAGAGGGTTTTGATTGATTATGTTTACAATTTCTTGAAGAACAATTTGAGACAAAGTGATAGAGTTTTCGATATTCCACACAAACGTTTGCTCAAAGTGGGAATGACATATGAGCTTTAA